AGTATAATAGAACAAATACCAGTCATGACAATTACAATCGATATAACATAAATGATTGCGGTTTTTCTTATGCTAGTAATTGCACTATCATCTGTTACTTGTATAAGACTCCAACCTGTATCACCTACTTTATCAGTAAAACAATAGCTTGTTCCGTTTTTCATTTTTAGCTTTCCTGAAGTTTTATTTCCTTTTACATAATTGCTATAAATATTATCATAACCTAATTCTTCTACTTCTTCTAAATTTATTAACTCTTCCCCATTTATATAATCCTCATTTCTATGAGAAACAATATTACCATTATCATCTACTAACATTAAATAATTGCTGTCATCACTATTTTTATTTAAATTATTAATTTTTGATATTATTTTTGATAAGTTAATAGTAGCACCTGTTACAGCTATTATCTCATTATTATTGTTGTAAATAGGCTCTCCTATTGTTATTACATATTGCTCTGTATATATATCATACTGTGGCTCTATATACGTTAATTTTTCTTCTTCTAATGGAGCCATGTAAAAAGCTCTTTCTTCAAAATTATATCCTTCACCTGGATCCCATCTATCACTAAAAACAGATTGTTTTGTATCTGTATAAACTACATAAGTAAATAATATATCTTCATTATCTTTAACTAATAAATCAAACATATCTAAAATCTTATTTGTATCCCTATCCTCGATACTTAATATGTTCTTTGCCCCTTCTTTTATCAACGTTTCGTATTCTATCATATAATTATTTAATTGTTCAGAATACATCATTGTTTTATTTAATTCTGCACTTTTATAATTTGCTTCAACATCCTTAAAGATTTTAATAAATACCATACAATTACTTGTTGCTACTATTATTGATACCATTACTATAAATATGCATAAGTATTTTGTTTCTGTCCTTTTTCTCTTGTTGTCCATAAGTCCCCCTAAAATGTCTATTATTATTTTCAGTAATAATATCGAATTTTATCGTAAATTTCTTAATACATAAATGAAATTTTTTATCATTTTAATTAAAATATAAAAAATTCAGAAAACTATGGGTTCCTTGTATATTTCGTACTGTAATCGATTAGTTATTAATTTCTTATTTTTATTTTATATATACAAAACTAACTTTTTATCCTAAAAAATCTATATACATTAATTTTCATAAAGTTTCTATGTCAACTTTTTATTACTATCTCATATTTAAGAAGTGAAAGGAGTGATGTGAAATGGCATCAACAATACAAACAAATAAAACTATTCAATTATCTTTTATAACTACAGATGAAAATGGTAATGAAGCAACAAGTAAGGTGAGCCTACCTAATCTTAAGTTAGATGCTAACTTAGATGATGTGGCTACTATAGTAGATAGCTACGCTGAGTTAAAGGAAGGATCTCTTTCCAAAACTGCCATTGTAGATGAAAGTTTATTAGTTAAATAGTAAGGAGGAATAGAATATGAAAACTTTAGTTATGAAATTTATTACTGAAACTGGCACAAAGGTATCTTTAAATGTATCTAATGTTAAAGATACTGTAGATGACACAAAAGTAAAAGAATTTATGGAACTAGTTAAGGAAAAAGCTGTATTCACTTTTAAAGGTGGAGACATAATTGCTATTGATAGTGCTAGCTTAACTGAGACTACAACTACTGATATTACTTTATAAAACATAAAAAATGAGGCTGAAAATCTTCAGCCTCATTTTTTATTATTGGAAAATATATTGATGTAAGCTATTTTTAACTTCTTCTATATCAAAAGTCATGTAATAAACTCCATCTATCATTTTACCTTGTCCTTGTTCATCAGTTGGAAATCTATTTTGTTCTAAGTTCCCTGACATTAGAGTTCCTATGTCACCAATTAAAGATAACATTTCATTACTAGATATATTAGTTCTTATATATGGTAAAAATTCTGATGCTAATGATGGATATTCTGATATAGATTTTGATTTCATTTCATTAAAAATGGCATTTAAAACTGTTCTATGTCTTTCAGTTCTTTTATAATCTCCACCAGTAGCATATCTTATTCTTGCATAAGCCAAAGCTTGTTCACCTGTTAATTTTTGAGTCCCTGTAGAAGTTATTCCCGGTATATATTGAATCTCCTCACTAGTTATGTCAATATTTATACCACCTAATTTATCAATAATAGCAGGCATAGATGTAAAATTTACTGCCATAAATTCTTTTATATTTAAATCAAAGTTTTCATTTAATGTTCTTATAGCAAGCTCAGGTCCCCCAAAGGAATATGCATGATTAATCTTATCATAACCATGTCCTGGTATATTAACATAAGAATCTCTCATTATAGAAGTTAATTTTAATTTTTTATTTTTTGTATCTACTGTTAATATCATTATAGAATCAGATCTACCAGTTTTTCCATCCTCTGCATCAATACCATACAAAGCAATATTTCTTATATCTCCATATTTTTCTTCAGTTTCCTCATTAACACTTAGATCTTCTTTGTTAATTTCCACCTGCTCCACTTTTCCTATCATATGTTTAGCATAAAAAAATGCTCCACCAACAGTTATAACTGTAAGTGATAATAATATTCCTAAAATCCATAAAATTATTTTCTTCATTAATAAACCCCTTTCAGATATATCCCCTTACAAATTTATAAAGCCGATATTTTTAGAACTATTTACTGCTCTTCCATTCATTGTATCATTCTATAATATCTGTAGCAATAAACTTTAAATAATAACATTATACGATAATAAATACTAAAAGCCAGAGAACTTATTCGTCCCTGGCTTTTTTATATTATAATGGATTAGTTATTAATACTTCTAATTTTCCTTCTATAGTATAATTTCCTAACGAAGCTGGTAGTAATATACTATCACCTTTTTCAATAGTTTCTGTATAACTATTTCCTGTTACCTTACCACTACCCTCTACGACGGTTAAAATAACAAAGTTATCACCATTAGTACTATTACTATAACTAGTGTCAACTACACACTTATCAATAGAAAAATATTGATTTTTGCATAGTGCTGTAAATTTATATCCTTGTCCTTCTTTATAATCTTCAGCTAATTTCTCTGGTTTTAGAGAAAAGTCAATAACATCTAATGATTTCTCTACATGTATTTCTCTTGGTCTTCCATAATCATATACTCTATAGGTGATATCACTATTTTGTTGAATTTCAGCTATTATAAGTCCAGCACCTATAGCATGAACAAGACCGCTATTTATTATAAATCCATCACCTTTTTTTACTTTAATTCTATTTAAACAGTCCTCTACAGTGTTACTTTTTATTGCTGCTATAAATTCTTCTTTGGTACAACCATTTGTACCAACAATAAGCTCTGCTCCTTCTTTGACATCTACAACATACCAAG
Above is a genomic segment from Clostridium bornimense containing:
- a CDS encoding DUF2922 domain-containing protein, giving the protein MKTLVMKFITETGTKVSLNVSNVKDTVDDTKVKEFMELVKEKAVFTFKGGDIIAIDSASLTETTTTDITL
- a CDS encoding LCP family protein; this translates as MKKIILWILGILLSLTVITVGGAFFYAKHMIGKVEQVEINKEDLSVNEETEEKYGDIRNIALYGIDAEDGKTGRSDSIMILTVDTKNKKLKLTSIMRDSYVNIPGHGYDKINHAYSFGGPELAIRTLNENFDLNIKEFMAVNFTSMPAIIDKLGGINIDITSEEIQYIPGITSTGTQKLTGEQALAYARIRYATGGDYKRTERHRTVLNAIFNEMKSKSISEYPSLASEFLPYIRTNISSNEMLSLIGDIGTLMSGNLEQNRFPTDEQGQGKMIDGVYYMTFDIEEVKNSLHQYIFQ
- the manA gene encoding mannose-6-phosphate isomerase, class I, encoding MYPIKFENLYYKKIWGGRDLESFRANLPEGNIGESWDVACHENGTSIVANGRFKGTSFDKLIASNGEEILGKKYEDRKFPLLVKLINSNDNLSVQVHPRDEYARVKENSFGKTEAWYVVDVKEGAELIVGTNGCTKEEFIAAIKSNTVEDCLNRIKVKKGDGFIINSGLVHAIGAGLIIAEIQQNSDITYRVYDYGRPREIHVEKSLDVIDFSLKPEKLAEDYKEGQGYKFTALCKNQYFSIDKCVVDTSYSNSTNGDNFVILTVVEGSGKVTGNSYTETIEKGDSILLPASLGNYTIEGKLEVLITNPL